Proteins from a genomic interval of Zingiber officinale cultivar Zhangliang chromosome 2A, Zo_v1.1, whole genome shotgun sequence:
- the LOC122040195 gene encoding glutamate receptor 2.7-like, with product METPYLRVFLYNYNKYTVIGETHVLGGFGFVFPKDSPLADDFSEVILKLTEDGTFKKLEKDEFSFTLSNTPSPDNERRKDSLSTESFWALFVFTGSISTIMLILFKGHLILQNGRRLSNVLFGPMRQSFNMVWTMTKKRRKEEEKVFPVSSQEGTIHGQNEITIDINLPSNQLAPDIQLTPTNHGGDQSDPTEIFHWPLGKSESAHNKWLSAQCS from the exons ATGGAGACACCATATCTTAGGGTTTTCCTCTATAATTATAATAAGTACACTGTCATTGGTGAGACGCACGTGCTTGGGGGATTTGGATTT GTTTTCCCCAAAGATTCTCCTCTAGCGGATGATTTCTCGGAAGTCATATTGAAACTAACAGAGGATGGAACATTCAAGAAACTTGAAAAAGATGAATTCTCCTTCACCTTATCCAACACTCCTAGCCCAGACAATGAGAGGAGAAAGGATAGCCTAAGCACAGAGTCCTTTTGGGCACTCTTTGTCTTCACTGGTTCCATCTCGACGATAATGTTAATACTTTTCAAAGGCCACCTAATTCTTCAAAATGGGAGAAGACTATCAAATGTATTGTTTGGGCCCATGAGACAAAGTTTTAACATGGTTTGGACAATGACCAAGAaacgaaggaaagaagaagaaaaggtgtTCCCAGTATCCTCTCAAGAAGGGACGATCCATGGACAAAATGAGATCACAATAGATATTAATCTCCCATCAAACCAG ttagcaCCGGATATCCAACTTACGCCGACTAATCATGGAGGTGACCAGTCTGACCCCACGGAAATTTTCCACTGGCCACTAGGAAAATCAGAAAGCGCTCACAACAAGTGGCTATCAGCTCAATGTTCTTAG